A window of the Egibacter rhizosphaerae genome harbors these coding sequences:
- the aroH gene encoding chorismate mutase, which translates to MKVAALRGATTLDEDTRDQVLERTGELIRAMLERNDLHTDDLISLVLTATDDVRSEFPAAAVRAAGISDVPMLCARELAIEGPSNIPRCIRLLAHLQTDRERGELRHVYLRDARQLRSDLRE; encoded by the coding sequence GTGAAGGTGGCAGCACTGCGCGGGGCGACGACCTTGGACGAGGACACGCGCGATCAGGTCCTCGAGCGGACCGGCGAACTGATCCGGGCGATGCTCGAGCGCAACGACCTGCACACCGACGATCTCATCAGCCTCGTTCTGACCGCGACCGATGATGTGCGCAGCGAGTTCCCGGCCGCCGCGGTGCGCGCGGCCGGGATCAGCGACGTCCCGATGCTCTGCGCCCGTGAGCTCGCGATCGAGGGGCCGTCGAACATCCCGCGCTGCATCCGGTTGCTCGCGCATCTGCAGACCGACCGCGAGCGTGGTGAGCTCCGCCACGTGTACCTGCGCGACGCGCGCCAGTTGCGCAGTGACCTGCGCGAGTGA